In Lytechinus variegatus isolate NC3 chromosome 6, Lvar_3.0, whole genome shotgun sequence, the DNA window ATTGTACACGCATTTCAAAAAAACATACCCATAGAAATAACTGGCCACATATACAGCACATAGGCAAATTATCTTCATTACTATGGGGTATTTGGGGGAAAGGGTAATATCCCATTAGCACATGTTGGATGGCAaatattattgtacatgtacttgataaTAGCATACATATAGTAATAACTGGCAACCCATAAATTACAAAGGTGATCCCTTTCATCGACAGAGGCCGGTGTTTGGGTACAGAAATATTCCATGAGCACATGTTGGATAGcaaatattgtacatgtatttcaacatAACATACACATATCAATATCTGGCTACCCTTAAAATGCAGAGGTATATCGCCTTTGTGACTATGGggtatcggggggggggggggggggggggggggagggacaTATCCATTTAGCAAATGTTTGATACCAAATATTATTGTACATGCACTTGATAACAACATACGCACAGTAATATTTGGCTACCCCAAAACCACAGTATTCACTTCTGTTTGAATAGAGGCCATTGTTTGGAAAAGGCAGTATTCCATTAGCACACATTGGATAGCAActattattgtacatgtatttcataagaaatacgcaatacagagatgccaagttaacagaccagctatgcgtgagattttagtgaatctgagtgagatcacacacattgtgtacaatgtatattgagataggctgtgatagttgcgtgagacggagatttgaggggatgaacaagagtccaaaatgcttgaatctcacgcataatgcgtgagacttggtagctctggcaATAGTCATATCTGGCTATCTATACAATGCTAAGGAAATGACCTTTTTAATACAGGCCGGTGTTAGGACAGGGCACTACCCCCATAAGCACGTGTTGGATAGCAAATATTATAACATTAAGTTATACTCATTCAGTTGTGGGATGGTTTCTAGTCACTTGATGGGCATCCTCATAGAATGCTGCAACTCTTCTCCTGTAtgggcagaaaaaaaaaacagaaccaaaataatgaatcaaaattaagaaagtaaaggacaagtccacctaaaaaaaaatgctacatAAATAAAAGCCGTCCGGAAATGTGGCTTCAAAgaactcttgtattttttttaaatttatcttttacaaattaacaTTTTGACAGTACgcagaagaagaatcattccttcagataagtttatttttctctttttaaagaCTACATATAACCTACTATATTGTTTATTTACAGTCTATTGTTGGTGTAAGGGTGACAGGTCCCATTTATAAAAGCATGGCCTTACCCTAAAAAGTTtaatttccaattcgtctaataccaattcgtccaattgccaatttgtttactatcacttggtctaccatttgtccactcaccacatggtctttcatttagtctaatgccattccatctaaTAACAAGTTGATTCAATggtcatttagtccatataccattttgtctaattggactaagtgttaactgtgcaaaatgaatgaaaaggaaatggatattagaccaactggttatgagataaaatggtcatagacgaactggttattagacaaagtgatgattggaccaaatggttgttagacaaaatgttgatggacggaatggcattagactaaatgaaggtagaccaggtggtgagtagacgaattGGGAATTTATccctaaaaataatgaaatttgaaacttgCTTACCTCTTTCCTTCTTGACCCATCGCCATCACCATTAGGAGCACCTTGGCCCTGCGGCCTCGGCGAAGACCttgttgacctttgacctactGGCCTAGCAGCGACCTGACCTGAAGGGCTACGTCGAGGTTGCTGCTGCTGTCCTTGTTGTTGCTGTTCCTGCTCATTTTGGCTGATCTGCTGTGCTATTCTGTAGTCTTCCTCCTGTTGGAGCTGCATTGCTAATTGGTGGCTGGAgagaacaaataataataataataataatgatgatgatgtaaataaTGTGTTTTTCTGTAATCTTCCTCCTGTTGGAGCTGCATTGCTAATTGGTGGCAAGAgagaacaaataataataaagatgatcatgatcatgatcatgatgacaatgataaaaatGTCGGGCTATTATGTAATCTTTCTCCTGTTGGAGCTGCATTGCTAATTGGTGGCTGGAGAgaacaaacaataataatgatcatgatcatgatgagaatgataaaaatgttgggCTATTCTGTTATCTTCCTCCTATTGCAGCTGCGTTGCTAACTGGAGAGAacaaatcataataatgatgataacaatactcattataataaaaaaaaataaaaaataataataataataatgataatgatgatgatgatgatgatgatgaaaatgataacaataatgataatgataataataataataatgataatgatgataataatgatgataataatgataacaataataataacaataacgatgatgatgatgatgacaatgataaaaatGTCGGGCTATTATGTAATCTTTCTCAAGTAGCAGCTGCGTTGCTAACTGGAGAGAacaaatcataataatgatgataacaatactcattataaaaaaaaaaataaaaaataataataataataatgataatgataatgatgataatgatgatgatgatgatgatgatgaaaatgataacaataatgataatgataataataataataatgataatgatgataataatgataatgatgataataatgataacgataataataattataactaCGATGATGAGAATAAATAtgacaatgaagatgatgataaaaatcatgataacaataataataccaaaACTACTTAAGCTGTTGCTAATACTAAATTTACTACTGCTGCTGCAAAGAatattaaaatatatgtttttgtctgatttttttgtctATAGACTTGATAAGAATCCAAcaaagaacagaaaaaaaaatctggaagtTCAAGCCTAATTTTTACATTACAgcttaaatataatttcatgcataaatctggtaaaaaaaaatgctagcTCTCTGACTGCATAGAATACATCATTTTCTATCATTGTCGGCAGCCAGGATATAAGAGGAGCCATCATGCCACCACCTCCCCCCCGACTTGCAAGactaaaaaaagaattgcagAGGGACACGAAAGACAAGGGAGCCTGCACTTGTCAGAGAAATGCCAAATGGCCAAGACTTGGAAATAAGGCTAGGGTTTCTAATCCAAAACATGATTCATTTTGTtaaatatatttcttataatatCCAATGCTCCAGATATTGGATCATATATAAGGAGCCAAAGAGCTGTTACCCCTGAATTAACCGTTTGAAAATGAATGCTGCAATCATagaatttaaattttaaaaattgtgataAGTTTTCTCCCCATAACCTTTCTTTAGAGAAGCTGCCACATTATtgattatttcacatttcaaacAGCAAACAAAGAACCATTACATAATAACATtacaaagctacatgtatgagaaGACAAATAAGAAAGCCTCTTCGCTGCATTCCTCAAACTGCCTTGAAATtatcatgaaaacaaatattcaatgtTATTCCCCATAATTAATTCAGCATACAAAGTTCATACGTTCATTGTCACAAAACTCGCTCAagtaataattttcattatccCAAGGTTAAAACACAAATTCTCCTAAATTCATTAAGGCATTGTGGCCCACGCATTTGGAACAATCTCCCAGATGGAATTAAGTACACAACAACAATTACGTCATTTAAATATAAGTTAAAAAGAAggtatataaatgaatatgcaaaataatttgTCTCCTTTCTCCTTGCTGAAATCTCATACATTTACCGCCCCACCCTCCCTGTGTGTTTGCTGGTGTTTCTTGATGCTGtgtgtgcattttttttaaattcaatattaaatATTAATGTCATACAATGTACTGGGAACTACTACTCACAAGTTTTTATAAACTTTTCTGTGGTTTCCAATTTTCTCTGATATTATTTGTCATTCCTGTACATATTgcatatatatcatttttttatgctgagaaaatgaataaattgaactgaactgaacaaAGAGTTGGGCAATTTTCAGGAAAGTGGAGGATGTGAAACTCACTCTGTTAACATGTCCTTTGGCAGCCTCACATCTGCTGGAGGGGTTTCCCCTGTTTTGGGCTGTTGATTGTTTGATGCACCCTCCCCTTGAGGATTGGTGTCTTGCAGTGACAATGCTAAAAGTAGGCTGCATGAAACAAGAGGAAAGGAATACGAATATACACATTGACCACAGTAAAATGCTTGCCTTACGTACAGAAGTTGTGGGCTGGAAGATAATCACAATGAAGTCCTGTTTTAAGGTAAAAACACATGGAACGCGTCTGGCATACTCGCCTGtattacgcaattcaatatagcagcagtgccgactttgaaaatgactactgaataatttttcacaaaaaacaccattcatatgataatgaaatactgtgttcactgaccctaaatgacatttgatgatcagtgatacttgattacccttatgtccacattttatgaactagatccacaaactttcaaattatgatggcaatttaacaaataccccccaacATAACCAAAGTTTGTTAacccctaatgacctttgacattggtcatgtgaccggAAACtgaggcaggatgttcagcgatacatcattacccttatgtccaagtttcataaactaaaTCCACTTTTCTTACAGTTATGATAGCAATTCTACAATAACCCCAAACATGACACGAACACGaaccaaagttcgttgaccctgaaccacctttgactttggtcatgtgacccgaaaaacaggcaggatgttcagtgatacaccaTTAcccttgtgtccaagtttcatgtacctgggctccgtaacaaaaagcttagcaatgaatgcaaatatgaaagaaccgcactgattggtccctggtcagtattttaagcctaatgcgcgtgtaacattgatattgattggtcagttcatttagcgattgatcgctaatctttgtgttaccgAGCCTAGTTttaatttatgatgacatttcaaaaacttaaccttggtcaACATTTCATGTTGACAAcatcgccgtcggaaaagcagcacctacatgtatagtctaGCTCTGCTATATAAGCGAGACATAAATAGAGCCTTGTCCCTTCTTGATAGAAGCTTGGCATGATAAAATATGTGTTGAAGGGCCTTTCTGCTATAAAACAGCTGATAGCTAAAGAAGAAGTACATGTTGGCCGaggggaagaagaggaagagaaatagaagaagaacaagaagaaggaaaagaatgagaaaaagattagggcaaagaaaacaaagaataaggtaaataaaatgttttcatcAATTACTCACTCTGTGTCTATTTGTTGAGATGTACTCATAGGAGGGGGTGGATTCAGGGGACCAGACGTAACCGCTCTCCGTCGGAACGTGCCGTCAACAAAGTAGCTGTCGCCCTCTATGTTAGACAGTGTCTCCCAGACGACGTTGCTTTCGGTCAAGAAACCCTGGTCTGTCACTAACACATACAGTTCATTctataaaaaagaagagaaaacacAAATAATTATGACTTTTCATATACAAATTCTGagcaaaataataatcataataaaaataatgatgaaaataataatttgaacgTTTTATTTTAATACCAAGGTAGCCAATTCAACTAGAAAATTGCTCTTCCAGTTTTCCCTTCTCCGATCCAAATGCTGGGCACCTAAAGGGAAAGCAAAGGTCCCATATTTTTAAGTCTCTAGTATGACTCAGCCAGGAATTGAATCCATGACCTCCTGTCCATTAGGCGGgcactctaccactgagccaccttACACATGTATGATTTGTAGTTGAAATTTGTCAACAAGTCATTGAGTTTTATCCCTTTTTAGATATCAGAAATCAGTTGCGCAAACTGGAAATCGTGTGTATATAAACTTGCAAAAAGTTAATTTATTGTTGTCTTTACTTTCATAAAATGCTATGAAATACAAAACACATCATACCTACGTtctgtttttgaaaaattagtcatttttttcattacatttttttaatttttcattatttcatacaaaaatcTTTTTCAGTTTCTTTTAAATTGTAAAATGCTAACTAATCACTGCAGAACAGGCTTAACTCTgaaaggactgggctatttgagatgtacTGAGGACGGGGGGCATGATGGCCCCCTTCTGATCTTGGCCGCCTTTCGCGCGATCGCGCCAAAATTTGGCATGCACATTCCttaccacataaactacaagatagtattttaaaaatctgaaaataattattttttattatgaataaaatatgcaaaattattcctgaaaaacattatttgcatatttaacaccTAATTTCACTTCTTTTCTGCAGATCTCATCATTGTAATCTAATTTAAAGGTTTTCATACAGAAAAATTGTAAAAGCCAATTTTTAcctcatgtatttctttgattttagaatttcttatgtatttctttgtttgttcgtctttttttattgttttttttcaatggaaattattacagaccatttaacaacCAAATTAAATCTGGATTCAATTAAGCAGACCtattagaatgaaaaataatcatccttttatgaattttatctcccatagactttgtatacaaattataaattcgTAATTTTCAGCATGACATTGCCTTGTAAAAAGTCATGTGACGTCGCAATGCTATACCCTTATGTCGCGAACTTGGTCTTTACGTAGCACGagacttaaccctatctaggccggggtattttgggagttcatatggccgggggggggcctcccaggccccccctaagatctcagccgtcgaccgcgcgatcgcgccgaaaattggcatgctggttgcctgggacataatctccaagattgtatagtaatttttttcgtgcgagtcgctattaagtgattatgctaatttatgcgtaattagtatgcgaaatcatactttttcctctaactccctaaataaagctccaaatgtactaatttttggtatagaaactctttgtggtgttcttagcaagtgtacatgaaaaaaattgcgatatcaaatcattttcttatgtattttattgttttttgcaatttcttatgtatttctttgttttttgaccttttgtttttcattgttttttcaatgaaatttgttggggactcttctgtgatcataaaaagcataaaataaatacatttagagcagcaaaactaaaaataatcatacatttatgaattttggttgaaaacacaatttgcattgactttgtacacgaaatcacgtttttgagcaattttcggtctgacatgcacttacataatgttgcgtaatttcggaaccacgtacccggaggacgcaaagttggtctcaaaagttgcgcaagacttgaaagtaaaaagtcagcgagtggcgcggtcaaaaaatttcgcacggcgaaaatattgcgcgatttgttgaggggggggcctccgaggccccccccggcctagatagggttaaagaaaaaattcataaaattttgcgGCGCTATCTTTACGCATTCCAGAGATATTGTGTGAAGCATCGAGGGGGGGCCGTCATGCCCCCCCTGCTCCTGTTAGGGACCAGGGGCCGAGGGCGCTAATGTCCTCAGGCAAGGCACTTATCCAagtttgccactctccacccagatgTTAAATGTGTACCCaataggatgtgaaagtcaatgTGATTGGATTGGCATGTGTGCACCGATAAACGGTTGCATGGCCAGGATGACaatccccagggagtggagatggtgcactATGTTTGTGGAACAGTGATGGATCAAACGACCATGGAAATAGAAACAACATGTAAAGCGCTTACAAAAGTATTAAGTGCTACgtgaattattatcattatgatactTGCATTGTGTTTATAGAGCGTGCTGAAGTGGTTATTTCTGAAGAATACGCACAGCTCCTCTTCTTTTATGGTAGAGTTCAGTTCACACAGCCCATGGTATGTGAGCTGAGAAGCGTTGCTGGCAAGAAACTGCTCTGCGAGAAGACCTATGCATCAAAcataagaaagagaaaaatatattttgttggtGGGTGGACACAACCACTTATCCGATGAAAATGGTCagtatttaccccccccccctccccgacaTAAAAACCAGCCACCCCCAATACCGACAAAATTGCTAGGATACTTCCTCTGTAAATACGCAAAAcagtcattttgttttcaaaaagcaatgattaaaaaatgaatttatctGTAGGagtaattcttcttctttatactGCCAACATCTTAAGAAGAATAACAGACAAGATATACTAGCATTTCCTTGACATCAATTATTGCAGATTACTTTTTAACCAAGATTGCACAATCAGTGTACATATCTCATCTGCCAACTCTGAAGTTCGGGGACTAATGTTGACTTAAATGCTAGATAACTTCTGTAACTACTACACGGTAATCTTCTTGATGCTTGAGCTCACCTTTTCTAACGTCTTCATCGTTTGCTGATGACTTGGTAGCGATGATGCGCTCCACCAGCTGGTTATAGCTGCATGTTCCCACAGCGGAGACGACCTCGAGGTTCTGGGGGTCGTACAGCCAGCCATGGTAGAGGGCGATATTTAGTAGATCAAAGACGACACACTCCTGGGTGTACTCAAAATCTTTCACCCTGGAAGATGTGAGAAATACGAACGAAGAGGAAATAAGATGCTATGACTCAAAGCTCCCACTGGATATCAATGCTAAGCTATTAAAAGTGACTTTGATATATATCACAAACATCCATAATAGCCGCTCCAGTGCTCTCCTGGCCTGAAGACTCACTAACATTCAGTATTCATGATACTTCACATGCGGGTTTGACCTGACAATCTCCAAACCACGAGGAGGGATGAGAACAGAGAGAGAGCTATGTAtacacaaaagtttttttttatttcttttaaaaatccatCATATTCAATGAGGCAATGGtacaaagatttttttccccattttgtgAAGATGTTGATAATGTAACAAAGCACTTaaaggtgatgatgacgatggtggtgatgatggtgatgaagatgatgatgataatgatgatgatgataatgatgatgacaaaattgataatactgatgatagtggtgacgatggtgatgaagatcatcatcatcaccatcatcaccatcatcatcatcaccatcatcaccat includes these proteins:
- the LOC121416967 gene encoding ubiquitin carboxyl-terminal hydrolase MINDY-1-like is translated as MEEPSSISDTVIEQGVVADSPKETTATCSSDETPSTDNSIGNDITVMADSSPIEKVEDVQMVEQQSEEEKGPEQGEGVKLKDQPMDMSEVQVAGAGAACSVMDTETGEVRGAEGGIPEARTSAAVAVMSEAVASGSATASPRSAAQPVQAYHVKWVSWRNQNTPIITQNENGPCPLIAIVNVMLLRETIQIPQMVEMVSASQLFEYLGDHLLSRMPKDASDDIQKNYEQNMHDAMEIMSRLQTGLDVNVKFTGVKDFEYTQECVVFDLLNIALYHGWLYDPQNLEVVSAVGTCSYNQLVERIIATKSSANDEDVRKGLLAEQFLASNASQLTYHGLCELNSTIKEEELCVFFRNNHFSTLYKHNNELYVLVTDQGFLTESNVVWETLSNIEGDSYFVDGTFRRRAVTSGPLNPPPPMSTSQQIDTDLLLALSLQDTNPQGEGASNNQQPKTGETPPADVRLPKDMLTDHQLAMQLQQEEDYRIAQQISQNEQEQQQQGQQQQPRRSPSGQVAARPVGQRSTRSSPRPQGQGAPNGDGDGSRRKEEKSCSIL